The Sandaracinobacteroides saxicola nucleotide sequence CGCTGCACCAGCGGCTGGGGCCGTGGGAGTGGCTGGCGTTCGTGCGCAATGCGCGGCGGCTGCGCGTGGGCACGCGCGTGGAATTCGGCGGCGGGCTGCTGGGCGAGGTGGCGGAGAAGCTGCCGGACGGGGCGGTGCGGTGGCTGTTCGAGGCGGAGGTGCCGCTGGAGGTCGCGCTGGAGCGGGCGGGGACGATGCCGCTGCCGCCCTATATCGCGCGCAAGCGGGGCATCGATGCGCGTGACCGGGCGGACTATCAGACGGTCTATGCGAAGGAAGATGGCGCCGTGGCCGCTCCAACAGCGGGATTGCATTTTACCAGTGAATTGCTGGCGGCGCTGGATGCGGCGGGGGTGGTGCGGGAGACGCTGACGCTGCATGTCGGGGCGGGGACCTTCCTGCCGGTGAAGACCGAGGATGTGCGCGAGCATGTGATGCACAGCGAATGGGGGCGGATCGAGGCAGACGTGGCGGCGCGGCTGAACGCGGCGCGGGCCGCGGGGCGGCGGATCATCGCAGTGGGGACGACGAGCCTGCGGTTGCTAGAGAGCGCGGCAGATGATGCACGGGTGATTCGACCGTTCATGGGTGAAACGGCCATCTTCATCACGCCGGGCCATCGGTTCAGGGGGGTGGATGGGCTGATGACCAATTTCCACCTGCCGAAATCGACGCTGTTCATGCTGGTGAGCGCGCTGATGGGGCGCGAGGTGATGCAGGCGGTCTATGCCCATGCCATCGCGGCGGGGTATCGATTCTACAGCTATGGCGACAGTTCGCTGCTGTTGCCCTGAACCGTAAACGCTCCGCTGCATTTGGCGTGCTGCGATTTCGTCCGCTCATGTTATGCAGGGCCTATCACTGGCGCGCGTTCCGGCTGCCGGTGGCTGAGAGGGATGGTCGGTGGACCACGCACTCCCGCCGAACGGGCTGGAGCCTCCATGACATCTGCCTATCCTCATGCCGACCCGGCGATCGAAGCCGCCCCCGCAAGGCCGCCGGTGAACCTGGTGATGAACCTGGCGCTGGCGATGGTGACGGCGTCCAGCGTGCCCTTGCTGCTGCTGGACGGCGAGCTGTGCGTGGTGGCGGCGAGCGAGAGTTTCTGCCGGGGGTTCGGCATCGATCCGGCGCGCGTGGTGGCGCAATCCATGTTCGCGCTGGGGCAGGGAGAGTGGGACACACCGCAACTGCACGCCCTGCTGGAGGCGACCGCCGCGGGCGGGGCCGAAGTGGCCGCCTATGAAATGCGCCTGCGGGCGGAGGGTGACGATCCGCGCGCGCTGGTGCTGCACGCCCGCCGGCTGGAGCATGGCAATCCCGATGAACCCCGTTTGCTGCTGACGATTGTGGACATCACCGAGGAAAAACGGGCGGCATCCCGGCAGGAGGAACTGATCCGCGAAAAGGCGGTGCTGATGCAGGAAATCCAGCATCGCGTGGCAAACAGCCTGCAGATCATCGCCAGCGTGCTGATGCAGAGCGCGCGGCGGGTACAATCGGACGAATCGCGCGGCCACCTGACCGATGCCCATCACCGATTGATGTCGGTGGCGACGCTGCAACGGCAGTTGTCGTCCTCCTCGGCGGATGTCGTGACGTTGCGCGTCTATTTCGCCCAGCTGTGCAACAGCATCGGCGCCTCGATGATCCATGACCGCGACAAGCTGACCCTGACCGTCAAATGCGATGACACGATCGTGGGATCGGACGAATCGGTCGGGTTGGGCCTGATCGTCACCGAGCTGGTGATCAATGCGCTGAAACATGGCTTTCCCGACGGCGCCGGTGGCGCCATCGTGGTGAGCTATCGGGCGGAGGGTGAGCAGTGGCGGTTGCGCGTCACCGACTCCGGTCTTGGCATGCCCCCCGCCGGTGTGCCGACTCCGGCCGGGCTGGGATCGACGATCGTGGAGGCACTGGCGAAACGGCTGGGCGCACGGATCGAGATCAGCGCGAGACAGCCGGGAACGCGCGTGTCCATCATCCGCGATGGTGCGATTGCCGACCGGGCGGTGTTCGCGCGGGCGCTGTAAGGCTTGCATGGCCACTCGCGTCCGCTAGCATCGGCGGGATTTCGAAAGGTCTGCCGATGCGCCTGGTGCCGATGCTGGTTGCTGCCCTGCTGCTTGCCCCGCCGGTGGCGGCGCAGGTGGGATTCACGACCCCCGAGGGGTGGACGCTGACCAGCAAGGGCGCGGTCACGCTGGTGGCACCGCCGGAGCCGGATACGCGGATCGCCATCGTGGAGGTGGGTGCGGCCGCCGATGCGACCGATGCGGCGGCGAAGGCGTGGGCGCTGTATCGGCCGGAGGCGAAGCGCAAGATGCTGGTGGCGACCCCCGGCGCGGCGAAGGATGGCTGGGACGAGCGGGTCAGCCTGGCCTATGAGACGGCGCCCAACGAGCGCGCCGTGGTGGCGGCGCTGGCGTTGCGCAAGGGCGCGGCCTGGACGGTGATGATCGCCGACGGCAGCGAGCCGACCTTCGAAAAGCGCGGCGCGGCGGCGAGCCTCATCCAGTCCAGCCTGCGGCCCGCTGGATATGTGAAAGAGAGTTTCGCCGGTAAAACGGCGAACCGGATGACGCCGGAGCGGGTCAAGGCGCTGACCGACTTTGTCGCGCAGGGCATGGCGGAGCTGGGGGTGCCGGGGGCGGGCATCGCGGTGATCGAAAATGGCCGGGTTATTTATGCCGGCGGGCTGGGGGTGCGGGAGCTGGGCAAGCCGGGACCGGTGACGGCGGACACGCGGTTCATGATCGCGTCGAACACCAAGGGGATGAGCACGCTGTTGCTCTCCATGCTGGCGGACCAGGGCAGGCTGCGCTGGGACCAGCCGGTGACGCAACTGTATCCGGCGTTCCGGCTAGGGGACGACAGGACGACGAAGGCGGTGCTGGTGCAGCATCTGGTGTGTGCCTGCACGGGCCTGCCGCGCAAGGACATGGAGTGGATCCTGAACACGCGCCGCGATACGCCGGCGTCCGACACGTTCAAGCAGCTGGCGGCGACGCAGCCGACGAGCGGGTTCGGCGAGCTGTTCCAGTATAATAATCTGATGGCATCGGCGGCGGGGTATGTCGGCGGGATGCTGGCGTTTCCGCGGCTGGAAATGGGCGTTGCCTATGACCGGGCGATGCAGGCGCGGATTTTCCGGCCATTGGGGATGACCGCAACGGGATTTTCGATGGCGCAGGCGCTGGCGGCGGAGCATGCGGCGCCGCATGGCACGGGGCTGGACGGCAAGGTCGCGGTGCTGCCGCAGGATTTCAATTACAGCATCCATCCGGCGCGACCGGCGGGGGCGGCCTGGTCGAC carries:
- a CDS encoding sensor histidine kinase translates to MTSAYPHADPAIEAAPARPPVNLVMNLALAMVTASSVPLLLLDGELCVVAASESFCRGFGIDPARVVAQSMFALGQGEWDTPQLHALLEATAAGGAEVAAYEMRLRAEGDDPRALVLHARRLEHGNPDEPRLLLTIVDITEEKRAASRQEELIREKAVLMQEIQHRVANSLQIIASVLMQSARRVQSDESRGHLTDAHHRLMSVATLQRQLSSSSADVVTLRVYFAQLCNSIGASMIHDRDKLTLTVKCDDTIVGSDESVGLGLIVTELVINALKHGFPDGAGGAIVVSYRAEGEQWRLRVTDSGLGMPPAGVPTPAGLGSTIVEALAKRLGARIEISARQPGTRVSIIRDGAIADRAVFARAL
- a CDS encoding serine hydrolase domain-containing protein gives rise to the protein MRLVPMLVAALLLAPPVAAQVGFTTPEGWTLTSKGAVTLVAPPEPDTRIAIVEVGAAADATDAAAKAWALYRPEAKRKMLVATPGAAKDGWDERVSLAYETAPNERAVVAALALRKGAAWTVMIADGSEPTFEKRGAAASLIQSSLRPAGYVKESFAGKTANRMTPERVKALTDFVAQGMAELGVPGAGIAVIENGRVIYAGGLGVRELGKPGPVTADTRFMIASNTKGMSTLLLSMLADQGRLRWDQPVTQLYPAFRLGDDRTTKAVLVQHLVCACTGLPRKDMEWILNTRRDTPASDTFKQLAATQPTSGFGELFQYNNLMASAAGYVGGMLAFPRLEMGVAYDRAMQARIFRPLGMTATGFSMAQALAAEHAAPHGTGLDGKVAVLPQDFNYSIHPARPAGAAWSTARDMANYVRLELSKGLLPDGRRLVSEANLLKRRARGVSAGEGRWYGMGLQEDVVADVSLIHHGGSMFGYKSDWVAIPAANVGAVLLMNGEEGRPLLRPFMRRLLEILYDGRPEAAADVRAAAAAFKAQLAAERARWTVPAAPEHLALLASAYDSPELGRLSISRNGAEASATFVTGRAGRLASRRNDDGSISFATYDPVILGLELVAAGSSGKPDLILRDAQHEYRFRPAP
- the queA gene encoding tRNA preQ1(34) S-adenosylmethionine ribosyltransferase-isomerase QueA gives rise to the protein MKLSDFDFELPETAIALRPAEPRDSARMLVARGGDFADHVVRDLPRLLRAGDVLVFNDTRVIPAQLSARVGEARVDVTLHQRLGPWEWLAFVRNARRLRVGTRVEFGGGLLGEVAEKLPDGAVRWLFEAEVPLEVALERAGTMPLPPYIARKRGIDARDRADYQTVYAKEDGAVAAPTAGLHFTSELLAALDAAGVVRETLTLHVGAGTFLPVKTEDVREHVMHSEWGRIEADVAARLNAARAAGRRIIAVGTTSLRLLESAADDARVIRPFMGETAIFITPGHRFRGVDGLMTNFHLPKSTLFMLVSALMGREVMQAVYAHAIAAGYRFYSYGDSSLLLP